CCTGATCATTTCTGCAGTTGGTTTTGTAATGATTAAATTCATAAATGGAGAAAGAGTAAATTCTGGCTCTGAAACTTTAAATTAAAAACGAGGGGCTAAAACAGAGCCCCTGTTTGATTTTTTAAGAAAACATCTACTTTTACTCTTTATGATAAAATAATAAAAACAGCGGGGGAAGACCAATGAAGGAAATTAAAATTTTTATTGAAGGTATGAGCTGTGAACACTGTGTTAGAAGAGTTTCTCAGGCTCTTGAAAAAGCTGATGTAACAGAAGCAGATGTAAAAATCGGAGAGGCTACTATTGTGTTTGATGAAAATAAAACAAATCTTGAAAGAATAAAAAAAGCCATTGAAGATGCGGGGTATAAACTTAGAGATTAAGTCCTGAGAGAAGCTCCTGTTTCAGCAATGAGCTTTTCAATCAATCTTTTATGAAAGCTTTCAACTTCCTCTGTGGTT
Above is a genomic segment from Thermodesulfovibrio aggregans containing:
- a CDS encoding heavy-metal-associated domain-containing protein, translated to MKEIKIFIEGMSCEHCVRRVSQALEKADVTEADVKIGEATIVFDENKTNLERIKKAIEDAGYKLRD